From Phenylobacterium immobile (ATCC 35973), a single genomic window includes:
- a CDS encoding UTP--glucose-1-phosphate uridylyltransferase gives MAKRVRKAVLPVAGLGTRVLPGAKTTPKNMLNVFDRPILSYVIEEGRAAGIEHFVFIVSRGQGSIQDYFDNYPEVEQALEAKGKLDILEEVRRDLPQPGQMSFVRQMAPLGLGHAVWCARDLIGDEPFAVMLPDMLMMAEKAALKQAVEAYEQTGDNIVVVEPAPEGEAHKYGIVALDGQDGRLNRMTGMVEKPKPGTEPSNLFISGRYILNPEIFKILETQERGAGGEIQLTDGMFGLMKSQNFQALEYEGTTYDCGDKIGLLRANVAYALARPDFADAAREAIKALL, from the coding sequence ATGGCGAAGCGTGTTCGTAAAGCGGTGCTGCCCGTGGCGGGCCTGGGCACCCGGGTGTTGCCGGGGGCGAAGACCACGCCAAAGAATATGCTGAACGTCTTCGACCGCCCGATCCTGTCCTACGTCATCGAAGAAGGCCGGGCCGCCGGCATTGAGCACTTCGTCTTCATCGTCAGCCGCGGCCAGGGCTCGATCCAGGACTATTTCGACAACTATCCGGAGGTCGAGCAGGCGCTCGAAGCCAAGGGCAAGCTGGATATCCTCGAAGAGGTCCGCCGCGACCTGCCGCAACCCGGCCAGATGAGCTTTGTCCGCCAGATGGCGCCGCTGGGCCTGGGCCACGCGGTATGGTGCGCCCGCGACCTGATCGGCGACGAGCCCTTCGCCGTCATGCTGCCCGACATGCTGATGATGGCCGAGAAGGCCGCACTCAAGCAGGCCGTCGAAGCCTATGAGCAGACCGGCGACAACATCGTCGTCGTCGAGCCGGCGCCGGAAGGCGAGGCCCACAAGTACGGCATCGTCGCCCTGGACGGCCAGGACGGCCGGCTAAACCGCATGACCGGCATGGTCGAAAAGCCCAAGCCGGGGACTGAGCCCTCCAACCTGTTCATCTCGGGTCGCTACATCCTGAACCCGGAGATCTTCAAAATCCTGGAGACCCAGGAGCGCGGCGCCGGCGGCGAGATCCAGCTTACCGACGGCATGTTCGGCTTGATGAAGAGCCAGAACTTCCAGGCGCTTGAGTATGAGGGGACGACCTACGACTGCGGCGACAAGATCGGCCTGCTGCGCGCCAACGTCGCCTATGCGCTCGCCCGACCCGATTTCGCCGACGCCGCCCGCGAGGCGATCAAGGCTCTCCTCTGA
- a CDS encoding CatB-related O-acetyltransferase, producing MEGLGGQFTLSGDLAVFGAVLLEPPFRIYRRVTVDALSGGAFSYIGPNSTLRMVTVGRYCSIGDGVQLLSEHPINKTTTSPVLYQSVFAAPYDKFPGPRSSGYRPTTIGSDVWIGAEARIKTGLTIGDGAIIGAGAIVTRDVAPFTIVAGVPARKIRDRFDVATVERIQRVRWWDYDLLSQPLPFDDIHATLDHIEDAVAAGRLTPYQPIKVQVFRDEKGLMGRPRGG from the coding sequence ATGGAAGGCCTGGGCGGCCAGTTCACGCTAAGCGGCGACCTGGCGGTTTTCGGCGCCGTGCTGCTGGAGCCGCCCTTTCGAATCTATCGCCGGGTCACCGTCGACGCCTTGAGCGGCGGCGCCTTCAGCTACATCGGCCCGAATTCGACGCTGCGCATGGTCACAGTTGGCCGCTACTGCTCCATCGGCGACGGGGTCCAGCTCCTGTCGGAGCACCCGATCAATAAGACCACCACCTCGCCGGTGCTCTATCAGTCGGTTTTCGCTGCGCCCTACGACAAGTTCCCTGGCCCACGGTCCTCGGGCTACCGGCCCACGACCATCGGCTCGGACGTGTGGATCGGCGCGGAAGCCCGGATCAAGACCGGCCTCACCATCGGCGACGGCGCGATCATCGGAGCTGGCGCCATCGTCACGCGTGACGTCGCCCCCTTTACGATCGTGGCCGGGGTGCCCGCCCGCAAGATCCGCGACCGCTTCGATGTCGCCACGGTGGAGCGGATTCAGCGCGTGCGCTGGTGGGATTACGACCTGCTGAGCCAGCCGCTGCCCTTCGATGACATCCACGCCACCCTGGACCATATCGAAGACGCCGTGGCCGCCGGTCGGCTCACGCCGTACCAGCCGATAAAGGTGCAGGTCTTCCGCGACGAAAAGGGCCTGATGGGTCGACCGCGCGGCGGCTGA
- the glmS gene encoding glutamine--fructose-6-phosphate transaminase (isomerizing) gives MCGIIGIVGRAPVQARLIDSLKRLEYRGYDSAGVAGLVGGRIERRRAAGKIRALEDVLAASPLEATVGVGHTRWATHGAPSERNAHPHRAGRVTLVHNGIIENFAELKAALAAEGRVFESDTDTEVIAHLFDSELATGLAPLAAFKATLDRLTGAYALAALIEGEDGLILGARRGSPLVVGYGDGEMFLGSDALAVGPFTNRICYLEEGDYVAIRAGEAQIFDAGQRLANRPVRLVSAAAALVEKGEYRHFMEKEIHEQPDACQHTLSAYIDPVSGLATAPNGLDLAAFDRIQIVACGTASYAGAIARYQFERLAGLPCDVETASEFRYREPALSSKTLAIAVSQSGETADTLAALRWCKAADLTTAALVNVHESTMAREADVLLPTHAGPEIGVASTKAFTSQLAALTALAVAAAAARGRIDAAEAARLSGLLREVPRLIAQSTRVEAEMRALAPELAKARDVLYLGRGEMFPLALEGALKLKEISYIHAEGYAAGELKHGPIALIDAATPVIVIAPSGPLFEKTMSNMSEVAARGGPIILITDAAGAALAPAGAKVIIGPTCDPLLAPLVYAPPIQLLAYYVAVQKGADVDQPRNLAKSVTVE, from the coding sequence ATGTGCGGCATCATCGGGATCGTCGGGCGGGCGCCGGTGCAGGCGCGATTGATCGACAGCCTGAAGCGGCTGGAGTACCGCGGCTACGACAGCGCCGGCGTCGCCGGCCTGGTTGGCGGTCGCATTGAGCGCCGCCGCGCCGCTGGCAAGATCCGCGCCCTGGAAGATGTGCTGGCGGCGTCGCCGCTGGAGGCCACGGTCGGCGTCGGCCATACCCGTTGGGCGACGCACGGTGCGCCCTCCGAACGCAACGCTCACCCCCATCGCGCCGGCCGCGTCACCCTGGTCCACAACGGGATTATCGAGAACTTCGCCGAGCTGAAGGCCGCGCTCGCCGCCGAAGGGCGCGTGTTCGAGAGCGACACCGACACCGAGGTGATCGCCCACCTTTTCGATTCGGAGCTGGCGACGGGTCTCGCGCCCCTGGCGGCCTTCAAGGCGACCCTCGACCGGCTGACCGGGGCCTACGCCTTGGCCGCCCTGATCGAAGGGGAAGACGGCCTGATCCTCGGCGCGCGTCGCGGCAGCCCGCTGGTGGTGGGCTACGGCGACGGCGAGATGTTCCTGGGGTCCGACGCCTTGGCCGTCGGGCCCTTCACCAATCGCATCTGCTACCTGGAGGAGGGCGACTACGTCGCGATCCGCGCGGGGGAAGCCCAGATCTTCGACGCAGGCCAGCGGCTCGCCAACCGCCCCGTCCGCCTCGTCTCGGCCGCCGCCGCCCTGGTGGAGAAAGGCGAATACCGGCACTTCATGGAGAAGGAAATTCATGAGCAGCCGGACGCCTGCCAGCACACCCTGTCGGCCTATATCGATCCGGTTTCCGGCCTGGCCACGGCGCCGAACGGCCTGGACCTCGCGGCCTTCGACCGCATTCAGATCGTCGCCTGCGGCACGGCCAGCTACGCCGGCGCTATCGCCCGCTACCAGTTCGAGCGCCTGGCCGGCCTGCCCTGCGACGTCGAGACCGCGTCGGAGTTCCGCTACCGCGAACCGGCCCTGTCGTCGAAAACACTGGCCATCGCCGTCTCCCAGTCAGGCGAGACCGCCGACACCCTGGCGGCGCTTCGCTGGTGCAAGGCCGCCGACCTAACCACCGCCGCCCTCGTCAACGTCCATGAATCGACCATGGCTCGAGAGGCCGACGTCCTTCTGCCGACCCACGCCGGGCCGGAGATCGGCGTCGCCTCCACCAAGGCCTTCACCAGTCAGCTCGCGGCGTTGACCGCGCTCGCTGTGGCCGCCGCCGCCGCCCGCGGCCGTATCGACGCGGCGGAGGCCGCGCGGCTGTCGGGCCTGCTGCGGGAAGTGCCTCGCCTGATCGCCCAATCGACCCGGGTCGAGGCCGAGATGCGCGCGCTCGCCCCCGAACTGGCCAAGGCCCGCGACGTCCTCTACCTCGGCCGCGGCGAGATGTTCCCCCTGGCCTTGGAAGGGGCGCTGAAGCTTAAGGAGATCAGCTACATCCACGCCGAGGGCTACGCTGCGGGCGAGCTGAAGCACGGCCCGATCGCCCTGATCGACGCCGCCACCCCCGTGATCGTCATCGCCCCTTCCGGCCCCCTGTTCGAGAAGACCATGTCCAACATGAGCGAGGTCGCCGCCCGCGGCGGCCCGATCATCCTCATCACCGACGCCGCCGGCGCGGCGCTCGCGCCGGCGGGCGCCAAGGTGATCATCGGGCCGACCTGCGACCCGCTTCTCGCGCCGTTGGTCTACGCCCCGCCGATCCAGTTGCTCGCCTACTACGTGGCCGTGCAAAAGGGCGCGGACGTCGATCAGCCGCGCAACCTCGCCAAGTCCGTGACGGTGGAATAG
- the glmM gene encoding phosphoglucosamine mutase: protein MSKRAYFGTDGIRGEANRYPMTAEVALRAGMAAGKFFMSKDERRHLVVIGKDTRLSGYMIEPALVAGFTSVGMDVRTLGPMPTPGVAMMTRSLRADLGVMISASHNRYSDNGIKLFGPDGYKLSDEQELEIEALMDEGLDEGLTGPTKLGRVVRIDDSQARYVEIAKATFPRGLSLAGLRVVIDCAHGAAYKVAPTALYELGAEVIPVGVSPNGFNINEEVGSTHPWAMARQVKEYRADIGIALDGDADRLVICDEKGQIVDGDQIMALIAGHWAARERLTGGGVVATVMSNLGLERFLNGRGLSLERTQVGDRYVQLRMREGGFNVGGEQSGHVILSDFSTTGDGLIAALQVLAVLRETGRPMSELARQFEPVPQKLENVRFAAGKPLENAAVLSAIAMGEQKLNGSGRLLVRASGTEPLIRVMAEGDDEGLVDQVVAEIAGAVKSAAA from the coding sequence ATGAGCAAACGCGCCTATTTCGGCACCGACGGCATTCGCGGCGAGGCCAACCGCTATCCCATGACCGCCGAGGTCGCGTTGCGCGCCGGCATGGCGGCGGGCAAGTTTTTCATGTCCAAGGATGAACGTCGCCATCTCGTGGTGATCGGCAAGGACACGCGGCTCTCCGGCTACATGATTGAGCCGGCCCTGGTGGCGGGCTTCACCAGCGTCGGCATGGACGTCCGCACGCTCGGGCCGATGCCGACGCCAGGGGTCGCCATGATGACCCGCTCGCTGCGCGCCGATCTCGGCGTGATGATTTCAGCCTCGCATAACCGTTACTCCGACAACGGCATCAAGCTGTTCGGTCCCGACGGCTACAAGCTTTCCGACGAGCAGGAGTTGGAGATCGAGGCCCTGATGGACGAAGGCCTGGACGAGGGCCTGACGGGCCCGACCAAGCTTGGCCGCGTCGTCCGCATCGACGACAGCCAGGCGCGCTATGTCGAGATCGCCAAGGCGACCTTTCCGCGGGGTCTGAGCCTCGCCGGCCTGCGCGTGGTGATCGATTGCGCCCATGGCGCGGCCTACAAGGTCGCGCCGACCGCCCTTTACGAGCTGGGTGCGGAGGTGATCCCCGTCGGGGTGTCGCCCAATGGTTTCAACATCAATGAGGAGGTGGGGTCGACCCATCCCTGGGCCATGGCCCGTCAGGTCAAGGAATACCGCGCCGACATCGGCATCGCGCTGGATGGCGACGCCGACCGCCTGGTGATCTGTGACGAGAAGGGCCAGATCGTCGACGGCGACCAGATCATGGCGCTGATCGCCGGCCACTGGGCCGCGCGCGAGCGGCTGACCGGCGGTGGCGTGGTGGCCACGGTGATGTCGAACCTGGGACTGGAGCGATTCCTGAATGGTCGGGGGCTCAGCCTAGAGCGTACACAGGTCGGCGACCGCTATGTTCAGCTGCGCATGCGCGAAGGCGGCTTCAACGTCGGAGGCGAACAGTCGGGCCACGTGATCCTGTCGGATTTCTCGACGACGGGAGACGGCCTGATCGCGGCCTTGCAGGTGCTGGCGGTCCTGCGCGAGACCGGCCGGCCGATGAGCGAGCTGGCGCGCCAGTTCGAGCCGGTTCCGCAGAAGCTGGAGAACGTCCGTTTCGCCGCCGGCAAGCCGCTGGAGAACGCCGCGGTCCTGAGCGCCATCGCCATGGGTGAACAGAAGCTCAACGGCTCCGGCCGGCTGCTGGTCCGCGCTTCGGGCACCGAGCCGCTGATCCGCGTCATGGCCGAAGGCGACGATGAAGGCCTCGTCGACCAAGTGGTCGCCGAGATCGCCGGCGCCGTAAAGTCCGCCGCAGCCTGA
- a CDS encoding MFS transporter translates to MSGAEAQNPQPPEAIQDPASPQQLVGELPRSTLILLSCVSLTSGIGHSGMGSVLPAIGREIGFPDPLVSAVFSLSAFCGLIFSQVWARQADIRGRKPIIQVGILGFVLSMGACGVVVGVGLLHVLPTMTIFGMFLFARTFNGTMASASPPATQAYVAERTAPERRTQAIASLAGAAGLGTIFGPLLSPILVGTPLSLAGPMIYMSLAALCMLFAVRRFLPEDDRAKRFRENRRAGADAKVAANTRIGVGKVLADRAVRPFLLCGAVVSVCAAAMGQTIGFVMMDRIGLSPVASLPYITAAMFAGSACAVFGQWVLIPSLKFPPRKLLMLGSFIGLCGGLVMAIGGGHRAAIAGFALASLGQSLAIPAIATGASLAVSRDAQASTAGLIASMGGGAYLTAPLVVYLYGQMERAPFILTSVGMAMVCGYTVWTALKRR, encoded by the coding sequence GTGTCTGGAGCAGAGGCTCAAAATCCGCAGCCGCCCGAAGCTATCCAAGACCCAGCGTCCCCTCAACAGCTGGTCGGCGAACTGCCCCGGTCGACCCTGATCCTGTTGTCCTGCGTCTCTCTGACCAGCGGCATCGGCCATTCCGGGATGGGGTCGGTGCTGCCGGCCATCGGCCGTGAAATCGGCTTTCCCGACCCGCTGGTCTCGGCGGTGTTCAGCCTCTCGGCCTTCTGCGGCCTGATCTTTTCGCAGGTCTGGGCGCGCCAGGCCGACATCCGCGGCCGCAAGCCGATCATCCAGGTGGGCATCCTGGGCTTCGTGCTGTCCATGGGCGCGTGCGGCGTCGTGGTGGGCGTCGGCCTGCTGCACGTCCTGCCGACGATGACGATTTTCGGCATGTTCCTCTTCGCCCGGACATTCAATGGGACCATGGCCTCGGCTTCGCCGCCCGCGACCCAGGCCTATGTGGCCGAACGCACGGCGCCCGAGCGACGCACCCAGGCGATCGCGTCCCTGGCGGGCGCGGCCGGCCTGGGGACCATCTTTGGGCCTTTGCTGTCGCCGATTCTCGTCGGCACGCCGCTCAGCCTGGCGGGCCCGATGATCTATATGTCGCTGGCGGCTCTGTGCATGCTGTTCGCCGTTCGACGCTTCTTGCCGGAGGACGACCGGGCCAAGCGCTTTCGCGAGAACCGCAGGGCCGGCGCCGACGCCAAGGTTGCGGCCAACACCCGCATCGGGGTCGGCAAGGTGCTGGCCGATCGCGCCGTGCGGCCATTTCTCCTCTGCGGCGCCGTCGTGTCGGTCTGCGCGGCGGCCATGGGACAGACCATCGGCTTTGTGATGATGGACAGGATCGGCCTCTCGCCCGTGGCCTCCTTGCCCTACATCACCGCGGCGATGTTCGCTGGCTCGGCCTGCGCCGTCTTTGGTCAGTGGGTGTTGATCCCGTCGCTGAAATTCCCGCCGCGCAAACTCTTGATGCTGGGGAGCTTCATCGGCCTTTGCGGAGGGCTGGTGATGGCCATTGGCGGCGGGCATCGCGCCGCCATCGCCGGCTTCGCCTTGGCGAGCCTGGGTCAGAGCCTCGCGATTCCTGCGATCGCGACAGGCGCTTCGCTGGCGGTCAGCCGCGACGCCCAGGCCTCGACAGCGGGCCTCATCGCCTCCATGGGCGGCGGCGCTTACCTGACCGCGCCGCTGGTCGTCTACCTCTATGGGCAGATGGAGCGTGCGCCTTTCATCCTGACCAGCGTGGGCATGGCGATGGTCTGCGGCTACACGGTCTGGACGGCCCTGAAGCGGCGCTAG
- a CDS encoding MFS transporter has protein sequence MSEAEAQSSPPELPRPTLILLSGVSLMGGVGYAGMGSVMPAIGRELGFPDFMVSAVFSLSALCGLIFSHVWARQADIRGRKPVIEIGVLGFILSMGACGVVVGIGLLHVLPVMMIFCMFLFARTFNGTMASASPPATQAYLIERTTPERRTQAIATLSGAGGLGTIIGPLVTPLMVGTPLGLAGPMIFLALAAMGVLFAIRRYLPEDEYARRFRTRRQAGDLSAPTGHSTRVGLKAVLADRAARPFLLCGLMVMLCAAALNQIIGFVVIDRVGLSPIASLPYITTTMLAGSVCAVFGQWVLIPFLKYPPLRLLMLGGGLGIAGALVIVVAGGFPAVVVGYALMSLGQSFAFPAVSTGASLAVSREAQASTAGVIASMAGGSYLTTPAVLFLYGHVHSAPFLLIAVGMGAVVGFTVWAALRRRQGL, from the coding sequence GTGTCCGAAGCCGAGGCTCAGAGTTCGCCGCCAGAGCTCCCGCGACCGACCTTGATCCTGCTGTCCGGCGTGTCGCTGATGGGCGGCGTCGGCTACGCGGGCATGGGATCGGTGATGCCGGCCATCGGCCGCGAGCTCGGCTTTCCCGATTTCATGGTGTCGGCGGTCTTCAGCCTGTCGGCGCTGTGCGGCCTGATCTTCTCCCACGTCTGGGCGCGACAGGCCGACATTCGCGGTCGCAAGCCGGTGATCGAGATCGGGGTCCTGGGCTTCATTCTGTCGATGGGCGCCTGCGGCGTGGTGGTTGGAATCGGCCTGCTGCACGTGCTGCCGGTCATGATGATCTTCTGCATGTTTCTGTTCGCGAGGACCTTCAACGGCACCATGGCCTCGGCCTCGCCCCCGGCCACGCAGGCCTATCTGATCGAGCGCACGACGCCCGAGCGGCGGACCCAGGCTATTGCGACTCTCTCGGGAGCGGGGGGGCTGGGCACGATCATCGGGCCGCTGGTCACGCCGCTGATGGTGGGCACGCCGCTGGGCCTGGCCGGGCCGATGATCTTCCTTGCGCTGGCGGCCATGGGCGTGTTGTTCGCCATTCGTCGCTATCTGCCGGAGGACGAATACGCCCGACGTTTCCGGACGCGCCGGCAGGCCGGCGACCTCAGCGCGCCGACTGGACACAGCACGCGCGTCGGATTGAAGGCCGTCCTGGCGGATCGCGCGGCGCGGCCGTTCCTGCTGTGCGGCCTGATGGTCATGCTCTGCGCCGCAGCCCTCAATCAGATCATAGGCTTCGTCGTGATCGATCGTGTCGGGCTCTCGCCCATCGCCTCGCTGCCCTACATCACGACCACCATGCTCGCCGGCTCAGTCTGCGCCGTCTTCGGCCAATGGGTGCTGATCCCGTTCCTCAAGTACCCCCCGCTGCGGCTGCTGATGCTGGGCGGCGGTCTCGGCATCGCCGGCGCGCTGGTCATTGTCGTCGCCGGCGGTTTCCCCGCCGTGGTCGTGGGCTACGCCTTGATGAGTCTGGGGCAGAGCTTTGCGTTCCCGGCGGTCTCCACGGGCGCCTCGCTCGCCGTCAGCCGCGAGGCCCAGGCCTCCACCGCGGGCGTCATCGCCTCGATGGCGGGGGGCTCCTACCTGACAACGCCTGCGGTGTTGTTCCTCTACGGCCATGTCCATAGCGCGCCGTTCCTGCTTATCGCCGTCGGCATGGGCGCTGTGGTGGGCTTTACGGTCTGGGCGGCGCTCAGGCGGCGCCAAGGTCTCTAG